TCACGAAACGTTAACCGACCTGGCGGTAACAACGCCCGATGCCGCACGCGCAACGCTTCAGGCTCACTATCACGCCTTTGAAAAGCACGGTCTGGAAGGTATCTGGCCGCGTATTATCGCCCTGGTGGTGCAACCTGGCGTTGAATTCGACCACACACACATCATTGATTATCAACCACAGAAAGCTGTGGCACTCAGCAAAATGGTGGAAGACTACGACACACTCGTGTTTGAAGCGCATTCTACCGATTACCAAACGCCACAGTCCTTGCGCCAACTGGTGATAGATCACTTCGCTATCCTGAAAGTGGGACCTGCGCTGACCTTCGCTCTGCGCGAAGCGCTGTTTTCATTAGCCGCCATTGAAGAAGAATTACTGCCTGCAAAAGCTTGTTCAGGCCTACGACATGTGCTGGAAAGCGTGATGCTTGATCGCCCAGAGTACTGGCAGAGCCACTATCACGGTGATGGCAACGCACGCCGTCTGGCTCGCGGATACAGCTACTCCGATCGGGTTCGTTACTACTGGCCGGACAGCCAGATTGATGAAGCATTCGAACGTCTGGTACGTAACCTGGCGGATGACCCCATTCCACTGCCGCTGATTAGCCAGTATTTACCCTTGCAGTACGTAAAAGTGCGCGAGGGAGATCTCAGCGCCACGCCGCGAGAACTCATCATTAACCATATTCAGGACATACTGCAGCAATATCACTGCGCCTGCCTGGGTGCTCCAGCTCGTAACGCATAACAAAAAAGAGAAAAATACCATGCCAAACATTGTATTAAGTCGCATTGATGAACGTCTGATTCACGGTCAGGTTGGTGTGCAATGGGTCGGGTTTGCGGGGGCAAACCTGGTGCTGGTCGCTAATGATGAGGTGGCTGAAGATCCAGTGCAGCAAAACCTGATGGAAATGGTACTGGCAGAAGGGATCGCCGTACGCTTCTGGTCACTACAAAAAGTGATCGACAATATTCACCGTGCCGCCGATCGCCAGAAAATTCTGCTGGTCTGCAAATCGCCTGCGGATTTCTTCCGTCTGGTCGAAGGCGGTGTTCCTGTTAACCGTATCAACGTTGGCAATATGCACTACGCCAACGGCAAACAACAAATCGCCAAAACGGTTTCTGTAGACGCTGCCGATATTACGGCGTTCAACGGGCTCAAAGCCGCTGGAGTGGAATGCTTCGTTCAGGGCGTTCCAACAGAACCCGCCCAGGACCTCTATAAACTTCTCTGAGGGATTCACAATGGAAATCAGTCTGTTGCAGGCTTTTGCGTTGGGTATTCTCGCCTTTATTGCAGGCCTGGATATGTTCAACGGGTTAACGCACATGCACCGCCCGGTTGTTCTCGGGCCGCTGGTCGGCCTGATTCTGGGCGATCTGCATACCGGTATTTTAACAGGTGGTACGCTGGAACTGGTGTGGATGGGTCTGGCCCCGCTGGCTGGAGCTCAGCCGCCAAACGTGATTATCGGCACTATCGTGGGAACCACGTTTGCCATAACGACCGGAGTGAAACCCGAAGTTGCCGTAGGTGTGGCGGTACCGTTCGCCGTAGCAGTACAAATGGGGATTACCTTCCTGTTCTCTGTGATGTCCGGGGTGATGGCTCGCTGCGATCGCATGGCAGCAAATGCCGATACAGCCGGGATTGAGCGGGTCAACTATCTGGCGTTGCTCGCGCTGGGGACCTTCTACTTTTTATGCGCGTTCCTGCCAATTTACTTTGGCGCGGAACATGCCAAAACCGCGATAGATGTTCTGCCGACGCGTCTGATTGACGGCCTCGGCGTGGCAGGCGGCATCATGCCAGCTATCGGCTTCGCTGTACTGCTGAAAATCATGATGAAAAACGTCTATATCCCCTACTTCATCCTGGGTTTTGTGGCAGCAGCCTGGCTCAAACTCCCGGTGCTAGCGATTGCCGCAGCTGCACTAGCCATGGCGCTGATCGATTTTCTGCGTAAATCACCTGAACCTACAGCTCCCGCAGCACAAAAAGAGGAATTCGAAGATGGCATCTAATCAAACGGCTCTGCCGAACGTTTCCGAAACCGAAGAAACGCTGCTGTCCGGCACCAATGAAAACGTCTACGAAGACCAGAATATCGGTGCCGAGCTGACGAAAAAAGATATCAACCGTGTTGCCTGGCGTTCAATGCTGTTGCAGGCCTCTTTTAACTACGAACGTATGCAGGCATCAGGATGGCTGTACGGCCTGTTACCTGCTCTGAAAAAGATCCACACCAATAAGCGCGATTTGGCGCGTTCGATGAAAGGCCATATGGGCTTCTTCAACACGCACCCATTCCTGGTCACGTTTGTTATCGGGATTATCCTGGCGATGGAACGCTCCAAGCAGGATGTGAACAGTATTCAAAGCACCAAGATTGCCGTGGGTGCGCCACTTGGCGGTATCGGTGATGCCATGTTCTGGTTAACGTTACTGCCTATTTGCGGCGGTATCGGGGCCAGCCTGGCGCTGCAAGGCTCTATTCTTGGCGCTGTTGTCTTTATTGTTATGTTCAACGTGGTTCATCTTGGTCTGCGCTTTGGGCTGGCACACTATGCTTATCGAATGGGCGTTGCTGCCATCCCGCTGATTAAAGCTAACACCAAAAAGGTTGGACATGCGGCATCCATCGTTGGGATGACGGTGATCGGCGCGCTGGTAGCGACCTATGTTCGCCTGAGCACTACGCTGGAAATCACTGCTGGCGATGCAGTGGTGAAACTGCAAACAGATGTGATAGACAAGCTGATGCCTGCTTTTTTACCGCTGGTCTACACATTAACCATGTTCTGGCTGGTCCGCCGTGGCTGGAGTCCTCTGCGCCTTATCGCCATTACCGTGGTGCTCGGCGTCGTAGGTAAGTTCTGTCACTTCCTGTAAACATAAGGGGTTGTAGATGTTAGGTATTATTTTGACGGGTCATGGCGGGTTTGCCAGCGGAATGGAAAAAGCGATGAAACAGATTCTGGGTGAACAATCACAGTTCATCGCCATCGACTTTCCGGAAACCTCAACCACCGCCTTACTCACATCGCAGCTTGAACAGGCGGTGAGTGAACTGGATGCGCAGCAAGACATCGTGTTTCTGACAGACCTGTTAGGCGGGACACCATTTCGCGTCGCTTCCACCCTGGCCATGCAAAGGCAAGGCACCGAGGTGATCACCGGCACCAATCTGCAACTACTGCTGGAAATGGTGCTGGAGCGCGATGGCCTGACCAGCGAAGCATTTCGCTTGCAGGCGCTGGAGTGCGGGCACCGTGGTTTAACTAGCCTGGTGGACGAACTGGGACGCTGTCGTGAGGAAAAGCCCGTTGAGGAAGGGATATGAGACAGCTACTTCGCGCCAGACGTCTACTGACCGAACGGGGCTGGCTGGACGATCATCAAATACACATTGAAGACGGCATCATTGCAGAAATAGAGCCAATCCCCTCTGGCGTTATGGTCCACGATGCAGAGCTGCTTTGTCCGGCTTACATTGATATCCACGTGCACGGCGGTGCGGGCGTCGATGTGATGGATGAAGCACCGGATACGCTCGACAAACTGGCGATGCACAAAGCACGTGAAGGGGTAGCCAACTGGCTACCCACTACCGTCACCGCTCCACTACCAGATATTCGCAAGGCGCTTGAGCGTATCGCCCATCGTTACCATTCCGGAGGGCCCGGCGCACAGGTGCTGGGCAGTTATCTTGAAGGCCCGTATTTTACGCCGCAGAACAAAGGGGCGCACCCGCCTGAGCTTTTCAGAGAACTGGAACTCAGTGAACTGGATGAACTGATTGCGATTTCCCAGCAAACATTGCGCGTCGTTGCGCTGGCACCAGAAAAACCCGGTGCATTACAGGCCATCGAACATCTGAAGCAGCGCAACGTACGGGTGATGCTGGGACACAGCGCTGCTACCTGGGAACAAACCCGCGCGGCCTTTGACGCCGGTGCTGACGGACTGGTGCACTGCTATAACGGTATGACCGGCTTACATCATCGGGATCCAGGAATGGTTGGCGCAGGGTTAACCGACCCTCGCGCCTGGCTGGAACTTATCGCTGACGGACACCATGTCCACCCAGCGGCCATGAAGCTCTGCTGCTGTTGCGCCAAAGACAGGCTGGTGCTGATCACCGATGCCATGCAGGCTGCAGGAATGCCAGACGGGCGCTATACGCTCTGCGGTGAGGAAGTGGAAATGCACAGTGGTATTGTGCGTACCGCTTCCGGTGGTCTGGCTGGTAGCACGCTCTCGGTTGATGCCGCCGTACGTAATATGGTCGAGCTCACCGGGATAACGGCAGAAGAGGCAATTCATATGGCCTCTCTCCACCCCGCACGTCTGTTGGGTATCGATCGCCACCTGGGATCGTTAGCAGTGGGAAAACGTGCCGACGCGATCGCGCTTAATAGCGGGCTGCATTTACAACAGATCTGGATTCAGGGTCAGGCTCTCCCCCTTTGACCTTTCATTTTGTCTCGTGTTGGCCTGCGATCTTCGATCGCAAGGCCTTTCTTTTCCTTTCGCTTGAGTAAATACCTAACCATCATTCAACAAGCGTACTTCTTATAGATCAATAAGATAATCGCCCCTTTCGTTCTCACGATCACAAATTTCGTTTTATTTCATTTTGGATCATTGCTCTTTCGATTTCTTTCCTATAGATTTTAATCAATCGACAAGATGAACAAGTGAAACGAAACGAAAGATAGCGACATTCTCGCCAGCGTCTTATGTGGAATTTACAAGACTAAGGACTTAAGTTATGCCAGAAACCTATACCCCTGTTACCGCGGTAACGGGCACCTGGACCGAAGAAGAGATCCGTCAACAACCTGCCAGTTGGATCCGTTCCCTTACGAATATCGACAACATTCGCTCTGCCATTGACAGCTTTCTCGCACCATTACTGCGCAAAAACGATCTGCGGATCATACTGACTGGGGCCGGAACATCAGCATTCATTGGCGACATCATCGCCCCCTGGCTGGCAAGCTATACCGGTAAAAACATCAGCGCTGTGCCAACCACCGATCTGGTCACTAATCCGATGGATTACCTGAATCCCGCACATCCGCTGCTGCTCATTTCTTTCGCTCGCTCAGGAAACAGCCCTGAAAGTGTTGCGGCAGTGGAACTGGCTAATCAGTTTGTACCTGAGTGCTATCACCTGCCAATCACCTGCAACGAAGCAGGTAGCCTCTATCAAAACGCAGTCGCAAGCGACAATGCCTTTGCTCTGTTGATGCCCGCAGAGACACATGACCGTGGTTTCGCCATGACCAGCAGCATTACCACCATGATGGCCAGCTGCCTGGCAGTATTCGCCCCGGAAAAAATCAACAGTCAGACCTTCCGCGACGTGGCCGATCGGTGCCAGGCGATTCTGACTTCACTGGGTGATTTCAGCGACGGCGTATTTGGCAATGAACCCTGGAAACGGATCGTTTACCTCGGTAGCGGTGGATTACAGGGAGCTGCGCGGGAATCGGCACTGAAAGTCCTGGAACTGACAGCAGGCAAACTGGCCGCATTCTATGACTCCCCTACAGGCTTTCGTCACGGTCCAAAGTCGCTGGTTGATAATGAAACGCTGGTAGTGGTCTTTGTTTCCAGCCATCCCTATACACGTCAATACGATCTCGATCTGCTGGCAGAGTTACGCCGCGATCGGCAGGCATTGCGGGTTGTCGCGATTGCAGCACAAACCCATGAGGCGATTGAAGCTGGCCCACATATTCTGCTGCCACCAGCACGCTCTTTCATCGATATGGAATTGGCATTCTGCTTCCTGATCTACGCCCAGGTCTTTGCTTTGACGCAATCCATCAATATCGGCAATACACCGGATACGCCTTCTGCCAGCGGCACTGTGAACCGCGTTGTACAGGGCGTTGTTATTCATCCCTGGAACGCCTAAAAGGATCGTTTTATGAGCATTATTTCCACGAAATACCTCCTGCTGGATGCCCAAAAAAAGGGCTATGCCGTACCCGCCTTTAACATTCATAACGCCGAGACGATCCAGGCGATCCTTGAGGTGTGCTATGAAATGCAATCGCCAGTGATCCTTGCCGGAACACCAGGCACCTTTAAGCATATCGCGCTGGAAGAGATCTACGCGCTGTGCAGCGCTTATTCCACCAGCTACGGTATACCGCTGGCGCTGCACCTCGATCACCATGAGTCGCTGGACGATATCCGTCGTAAAGTGAATGCAGGAGTGCGCAGCGCAATGATTGACGGCAGCCACTTTCCATTTGAAGAAAACGTGAAGCTGGTGAAATCCGTTGTGGATTTTTGCCATGCCAAAGATTGCAGCGTGGAAGCTGAGCTGGGTCGCCTCGGTGGCGTAGAAGATGATATGAGCGTGGATGCAGAAAGCGCCTTCCTCACCGATCCCCAAGAAGCTAAACGGTTTGTTGAGCGTACTGGCGTAGATAGCCTTGCTGTTGCCATCGGCACAGCACACGGTTTATATACCAAAACGCCCAAAATCGATTTCCAACGGCTGGGTGAAATTCGTGAAGTGGTGGATATTCCGCTGGTACTACATGGCGCAAGCGATGTTCCTGACGAATACGTCCGCCGCACGATCGAGCTTGGCGTGTGCAAAGTTAACGTCGCTACTGAACTGAAAATCGCTTTTGCCGATGCGGTCAAAGCGTGGTTTGCGGAAAATCCGCAGGGCAACGATCCTCGCTATTACATGCGGGTCGGTATGGATGCGATGAAAGAAGTCGTGCGAAGTAAAATCACTGTATGCGGGTCAGCAAACCGCTTATTAATCAGTGAAACTGCCGCTCAGTCTTAAGCTCTGTGTTAGCTTATGGCCATACCCTTGTCGGTTTGGCCATCAACAATCGGGCTTACTCTCCCTGTTGTTCCAGTGCGTGCTTATACAGCGCATTCTTTTTCACGCCGTGGATTTCAGCGGCCAGCGCGGCGGCCTTTTTCAGCGGCAGTTCTGCCTGTAATAAAGCCAACGTACGCAGCGCATCGGCAGGGAGATCGTCTTCCTGCGCTTTATGCCCTTCGACAATCAGCACCATTTCACCTTTACGACGGTTTTCATCTTCCTTGACCCACGCAAGCAGTTCGCCGACCGGTGCGCCGTGAATGGTTTCCCAGGTTTTGGTCAGCTCGCGCGCCAGCACCACGTAACGGGA
This window of the Citrobacter freundii ATCC 8090 = MTCC 1658 = NBRC 12681 genome carries:
- the kbaZ gene encoding tagatose-bisphosphate aldolase subunit KbaZ, with translation MVEQHKRGKANGIYAVCSAHPIVLEAAIRYAHAYHTPLLIEATSNQVDQFGGYTGMTPADFRSFVCRLADSLDFSQDMLILGGDHLGPNRWQNLPAEQAMANADDLIKSYVAAGFKKIHLDCSMSCANDPVPLTDEIVAERAARLAKVAEETCMAHFGESDLVYVIGTEVPVPGGAHETLTDLAVTTPDAARATLQAHYHAFEKHGLEGIWPRIIALVVQPGVEFDHTHIIDYQPQKAVALSKMVEDYDTLVFEAHSTDYQTPQSLRQLVIDHFAILKVGPALTFALREALFSLAAIEEELLPAKACSGLRHVLESVMLDRPEYWQSHYHGDGNARRLARGYSYSDRVRYYWPDSQIDEAFERLVRNLADDPIPLPLISQYLPLQYVKVREGDLSATPRELIINHIQDILQQYHCACLGAPARNA
- the agaV gene encoding PTS N-acetylgalactosamine transporter subunit IIB, which translates into the protein MPNIVLSRIDERLIHGQVGVQWVGFAGANLVLVANDEVAEDPVQQNLMEMVLAEGIAVRFWSLQKVIDNIHRAADRQKILLVCKSPADFFRLVEGGVPVNRINVGNMHYANGKQQIAKTVSVDAADITAFNGLKAAGVECFVQGVPTEPAQDLYKLL
- the agaW gene encoding PTS N-acetylgalactosamine transporter subunit IIC yields the protein MEISLLQAFALGILAFIAGLDMFNGLTHMHRPVVLGPLVGLILGDLHTGILTGGTLELVWMGLAPLAGAQPPNVIIGTIVGTTFAITTGVKPEVAVGVAVPFAVAVQMGITFLFSVMSGVMARCDRMAANADTAGIERVNYLALLALGTFYFLCAFLPIYFGAEHAKTAIDVLPTRLIDGLGVAGGIMPAIGFAVLLKIMMKNVYIPYFILGFVAAAWLKLPVLAIAAAALAMALIDFLRKSPEPTAPAAQKEEFEDGI
- the agaE gene encoding PTS N-acetylgalactosamine transporter subunit IID, with product MASNQTALPNVSETEETLLSGTNENVYEDQNIGAELTKKDINRVAWRSMLLQASFNYERMQASGWLYGLLPALKKIHTNKRDLARSMKGHMGFFNTHPFLVTFVIGIILAMERSKQDVNSIQSTKIAVGAPLGGIGDAMFWLTLLPICGGIGASLALQGSILGAVVFIVMFNVVHLGLRFGLAHYAYRMGVAAIPLIKANTKKVGHAASIVGMTVIGALVATYVRLSTTLEITAGDAVVKLQTDVIDKLMPAFLPLVYTLTMFWLVRRGWSPLRLIAITVVLGVVGKFCHFL
- the agaF gene encoding PTS galactosamine/N-acetylgalactosamine transporter subunit IIA, whose amino-acid sequence is MLGIILTGHGGFASGMEKAMKQILGEQSQFIAIDFPETSTTALLTSQLEQAVSELDAQQDIVFLTDLLGGTPFRVASTLAMQRQGTEVITGTNLQLLLEMVLERDGLTSEAFRLQALECGHRGLTSLVDELGRCREEKPVEEGI
- the nagA gene encoding N-acetylglucosamine-6-phosphate deacetylase, giving the protein MRQLLRARRLLTERGWLDDHQIHIEDGIIAEIEPIPSGVMVHDAELLCPAYIDIHVHGGAGVDVMDEAPDTLDKLAMHKAREGVANWLPTTVTAPLPDIRKALERIAHRYHSGGPGAQVLGSYLEGPYFTPQNKGAHPPELFRELELSELDELIAISQQTLRVVALAPEKPGALQAIEHLKQRNVRVMLGHSAATWEQTRAAFDAGADGLVHCYNGMTGLHHRDPGMVGAGLTDPRAWLELIADGHHVHPAAMKLCCCCAKDRLVLITDAMQAAGMPDGRYTLCGEEVEMHSGIVRTASGGLAGSTLSVDAAVRNMVELTGITAEEAIHMASLHPARLLGIDRHLGSLAVGKRADAIALNSGLHLQQIWIQGQALPL
- a CDS encoding AgaS family sugar isomerase — protein: MPETYTPVTAVTGTWTEEEIRQQPASWIRSLTNIDNIRSAIDSFLAPLLRKNDLRIILTGAGTSAFIGDIIAPWLASYTGKNISAVPTTDLVTNPMDYLNPAHPLLLISFARSGNSPESVAAVELANQFVPECYHLPITCNEAGSLYQNAVASDNAFALLMPAETHDRGFAMTSSITTMMASCLAVFAPEKINSQTFRDVADRCQAILTSLGDFSDGVFGNEPWKRIVYLGSGGLQGAARESALKVLELTAGKLAAFYDSPTGFRHGPKSLVDNETLVVVFVSSHPYTRQYDLDLLAELRRDRQALRVVAIAAQTHEAIEAGPHILLPPARSFIDMELAFCFLIYAQVFALTQSINIGNTPDTPSASGTVNRVVQGVVIHPWNA
- the kbaY gene encoding tagatose-bisphosphate aldolase subunit KbaY, with protein sequence MSIISTKYLLLDAQKKGYAVPAFNIHNAETIQAILEVCYEMQSPVILAGTPGTFKHIALEEIYALCSAYSTSYGIPLALHLDHHESLDDIRRKVNAGVRSAMIDGSHFPFEENVKLVKSVVDFCHAKDCSVEAELGRLGGVEDDMSVDAESAFLTDPQEAKRFVERTGVDSLAVAIGTAHGLYTKTPKIDFQRLGEIREVVDIPLVLHGASDVPDEYVRRTIELGVCKVNVATELKIAFADAVKAWFAENPQGNDPRYYMRVGMDAMKEVVRSKITVCGSANRLLISETAAQS